Proteins encoded together in one Streptomyces sp. NA04227 window:
- the mltG gene encoding endolytic transglycosylase MltG has protein sequence MQTQTRRRARRRPVRLTRRGRLLILTLGLLATTAAVLLPVLLSGGSGRSDSLTIPEGWRSGQVYAAVDEALGVEPGTTRKARGSARLKLPSDAGGNPEGYLFPATYPLDEETTPAELLSFMVNTANERFNGEELTAGAERNAVNLYQTVTIASMVQAEAAERADMGKVARVIYNRLDHGLPLQMDSTLNYALGRSVLDTTTRDTKAKSPYNTYARMGLPPTPIANPGEEAMRAALNPTPGDWLYFVTVKPGDTRFTADYREQRRNVAEFNRNREAAAAERAE, from the coding sequence ATGCAGACCCAGACGCGGCGACGGGCCCGCAGAAGACCGGTACGGCTGACGCGCCGTGGCCGTCTCCTGATCCTCACACTCGGGCTCCTCGCCACAACGGCCGCGGTGCTCCTGCCAGTTCTCCTCTCCGGCGGATCGGGACGCTCGGACAGTCTCACCATTCCCGAGGGATGGCGTTCCGGTCAGGTGTACGCGGCGGTGGACGAGGCGCTGGGCGTGGAACCGGGGACGACGAGGAAGGCGAGGGGCTCGGCACGGCTGAAGCTGCCGAGTGACGCGGGCGGTAATCCCGAGGGTTACCTGTTCCCCGCCACGTATCCCCTAGACGAGGAGACCACCCCCGCTGAACTGCTCTCGTTCATGGTCAACACCGCCAACGAGCGTTTCAACGGCGAGGAATTGACGGCGGGAGCGGAGCGCAACGCGGTCAATCTCTACCAGACCGTCACCATCGCCAGCATGGTTCAGGCGGAGGCGGCCGAGCGCGCCGACATGGGCAAGGTCGCCCGCGTCATCTACAACCGGCTCGACCACGGCTTGCCGCTGCAGATGGACTCCACGCTCAACTACGCACTGGGACGCAGCGTCCTGGACACCACCACACGTGACACCAAGGCCAAGAGCCCCTACAACACCTACGCGCGGATGGGGCTGCCGCCCACACCCATCGCCAATCCCGGTGAGGAGGCGATGCGGGCGGCGCTCAACCCCACCCCGGGTGACTGGCTGTACTTCGTGACCGTCAAGCCGGGCGACACCCGCTTCACCGCCGACTAC